The Haemophilus parainfluenzae genome window below encodes:
- the rplT gene encoding 50S ribosomal protein L20, which produces MARVKRGVIARARHKKVLKAAKGYYGARSRVYRVAFQAVIKAGQYAYRDRRQRKRQFRQLWIARINAAARQNGLSYSKFINGLKKASVEIDRKILADIAVFDKVAFAALVEKAKSAL; this is translated from the coding sequence ATGGCTCGTGTAAAACGTGGTGTTATTGCAAGAGCACGCCATAAGAAAGTTCTTAAGGCTGCTAAAGGTTATTATGGTGCACGTTCACGCGTGTATCGCGTTGCTTTCCAAGCGGTGATCAAAGCTGGTCAATACGCATATCGTGACCGTCGTCAACGTAAACGTCAATTCCGTCAATTATGGATTGCACGTATCAACGCTGCGGCTCGTCAAAATGGTTTATCTTACAGCAAATTCATCAACGGCTTGAAAAAAGCGTCTGTTGAAATCGACCGTAAGATCCTTGCTGATATCGCTGTATTCGACAAAGTGGCGTTCGCTGCATTAGTTGAAAAAGCAAAATCTGCACTTTAA
- the dxs gene encoding 1-deoxy-D-xylulose-5-phosphate synthase codes for MNNYPLLSLINSPEDLRLLNKDQLPQLCQELRSYLLESVSQTSGHLASGLGTVELTVALHYIFKTPFDQLIWDVGHQAYPHKILTGRRDQMSTIRQKGGIHPFPWREESEFDVLSVGHSSTSISAGLGIAVAAERENAGRKTVCVIGDGAITAGMAFEALNHAGSLHTDMLVILNDNEMSISENVGALNNHLARIFSGSLYSTVRDGSKKILDKVPTVKNFMKKTEEHMKGVMFSPESTLFEELGFNYIGPIDGHNIDELIATLSNMRDLKGPQFLHIKTKKGKGYEPAEKDPIGFHGVPKFDPTSGQLPKSNAKPTYSKIFGDWLCEMAEQDDKLAGITPAMREGSGMVEFSERFPQQYFDVAIAEQHAVTFAAGLAIGGYKPVVAIYSTFLQRAYDQLIHDVAIQNLPVLFAIDRAGIVGADGQTHQGAFDLSFMRCIPNMIIMTPSDENECRQMLYTGYKCGKPAAVRYPRGNAIGVELTPLAELEIGRSKMVREGEKIAILNFGTLLPAALSVAEKLNATIVDMRFVKPIDEARILEVANTHDVIVTLEENAIQGGAGSAVSEVLNSHGKTTALLQLGLPDIFIPQGTQQETLAEIQLDEKGIKEQIIAFIKG; via the coding sequence ATGAACAACTATCCTCTTTTATCCTTAATTAATTCGCCGGAAGATTTGCGTCTTTTGAATAAAGATCAGCTTCCGCAACTTTGTCAGGAGTTACGGAGTTATCTGTTGGAGTCTGTTAGTCAAACCAGTGGTCATTTAGCATCTGGTCTTGGTACCGTTGAATTGACTGTTGCATTACACTACATTTTTAAAACCCCTTTTGATCAATTAATTTGGGATGTGGGCCATCAAGCTTATCCACATAAAATCTTAACAGGTCGTCGTGATCAAATGTCCACTATTCGCCAAAAAGGCGGCATTCATCCTTTTCCTTGGCGTGAAGAAAGTGAGTTTGATGTATTAAGTGTGGGTCACTCTTCTACTTCAATCAGTGCAGGACTAGGGATTGCAGTTGCGGCAGAACGTGAAAATGCAGGTCGCAAAACCGTTTGTGTAATTGGTGATGGTGCAATCACTGCGGGGATGGCATTTGAAGCCTTAAACCATGCAGGTTCTTTGCATACGGATATGTTGGTCATTTTAAATGACAATGAAATGTCTATTTCTGAAAATGTCGGCGCATTAAATAATCATCTAGCCCGTATTTTCTCTGGTTCATTATATTCAACAGTTCGTGATGGCAGTAAGAAAATTTTAGATAAAGTGCCAACTGTTAAAAACTTTATGAAGAAAACCGAAGAGCACATGAAAGGTGTGATGTTCTCTCCAGAAAGTACGCTTTTTGAAGAGCTCGGTTTTAACTATATTGGACCAATTGACGGGCATAATATTGATGAATTAATTGCTACCTTAAGCAATATGCGCGATCTTAAAGGCCCACAATTCTTACACATCAAAACTAAAAAAGGAAAAGGTTACGAGCCTGCAGAAAAAGACCCGATCGGTTTCCATGGCGTACCAAAATTTGACCCAACAAGTGGCCAACTTCCTAAATCAAATGCCAAACCAACCTATTCAAAAATCTTTGGCGATTGGTTATGTGAAATGGCGGAACAAGACGATAAATTAGCCGGTATTACCCCTGCAATGCGTGAAGGTTCTGGCATGGTAGAATTTTCAGAACGATTCCCACAACAATATTTTGATGTTGCCATCGCTGAGCAACATGCGGTCACCTTTGCAGCCGGTCTTGCAATTGGCGGTTATAAACCTGTTGTAGCCATTTATTCTACCTTCTTACAACGTGCTTATGATCAGCTTATTCATGATGTCGCCATTCAAAACTTACCTGTTCTCTTTGCCATCGATCGTGCTGGCATCGTAGGTGCTGATGGTCAGACTCACCAAGGTGCTTTTGATTTAAGTTTTATGCGCTGCATTCCAAATATGATCATTATGACACCAAGTGATGAAAATGAATGTCGCCAAATGCTTTACACTGGTTATAAATGTGGTAAACCTGCTGCGGTACGTTATCCGCGTGGAAATGCAATCGGAGTAGAATTAACCCCACTTGCAGAATTAGAAATTGGTCGTTCAAAAATGGTTCGTGAGGGTGAAAAAATCGCGATTCTGAATTTTGGAACACTCTTACCTGCTGCTTTATCTGTAGCAGAAAAACTCAATGCGACTATTGTCGATATGCGCTTTGTGAAACCAATTGATGAAGCTCGTATTCTAGAAGTGGCAAATACCCATGATGTCATTGTGACATTGGAAGAAAATGCGATTCAAGGTGGTGCAGGTTCTGCGGTTTCAGAAGTGCTAAATTCTCATGGAAAAACAACCGCACTTTTACAGCTCGGTTTACCTGATATTTTTATTCCGCAAGGTACACAACAAGAAACGCTTGCTGAAATTCAATTAGATGAAAAAGGGATTAAAGAGCAAATTATTGCCTTTATAAAGGGCTAA
- a CDS encoding D-hexose-6-phosphate mutarotase has protein sequence MTAQIQQLTPELTLEHINEIPVLILNHSVGSARIALQGAQLLNWQPKGAEQDIFWLSDIEPFTKGVAIRGGVPLCYPWFGGVKQPSHGTARLRLWQLSDYDLQANEVRLEFSLFSEYGVIEAKMKMEFTDKCTMTLTYLGQEPAQAALHSYFNISDISKIEVQNLPSRCFDSLQGKHTDVPSTRRIEQGVDCIYSLEENKTLLVDKAFNRRIRITHHHADSIVLWNPWEKTPSAMQPEGYRTMVCIETARLEKLLQFGESISAEISALTTDI, from the coding sequence ATGACAGCTCAAATTCAACAATTAACACCAGAATTAACTTTAGAACATATCAATGAAATTCCTGTTTTAATCTTAAATCACTCCGTAGGTTCAGCTCGAATTGCATTACAAGGGGCGCAATTATTAAATTGGCAACCTAAAGGGGCTGAGCAGGATATCTTTTGGTTAAGTGATATCGAACCTTTTACAAAAGGTGTCGCGATTCGAGGCGGTGTACCGCTTTGTTACCCCTGGTTTGGAGGCGTTAAACAACCTTCACACGGTACAGCGCGTTTACGTTTGTGGCAATTGAGTGATTATGATCTCCAAGCGAATGAAGTGCGGTTAGAATTTTCACTGTTTTCTGAATATGGTGTGATTGAAGCCAAAATGAAAATGGAATTTACCGATAAATGCACAATGACTTTAACGTATTTAGGACAAGAACCTGCTCAAGCGGCATTACACAGTTATTTTAATATTAGTGATATTTCAAAAATTGAAGTCCAAAATTTACCAAGTCGTTGTTTTGACTCATTGCAAGGTAAACATACAGACGTTCCTTCAACACGCAGAATTGAACAGGGCGTAGATTGTATTTATTCATTAGAAGAAAATAAAACATTGTTGGTGGATAAAGCATTTAATCGACGTATTCGAATTACCCATCATCATGCAGATTCAATTGTGCTATGGAATCCTTGGGAGAAAACACCAAGTGCGATGCAACCAGAAGGATATAGAACAATGGTATGTATTGAAACCGCAAGATTAGAAAAATTGCTTCAATTTGGAGAGAGTATTTCAGCTGAAATAAGTGCTTTAACCACTGATATTTAA
- the moaC gene encoding cyclic pyranopterin monophosphate synthase MoaC has translation MTTFTHINSQGEANMVDVSAKAETVREARAEAIVTMSKETLSMIVEGKHHKGDVFATARIAGIQAAKRTWELIPLCHPLLLSKVEVNLEPLLETNQVRIQSLCKLTGKTGVEMEALTAASVAALTIYDMCKAVQKDIVIEHVRLLEKSGGKSGHFIAEEK, from the coding sequence ATGACTACATTTACGCATATCAATTCTCAAGGCGAAGCCAATATGGTGGATGTTTCTGCAAAAGCAGAGACTGTTCGTGAAGCTCGTGCTGAAGCCATTGTGACCATGTCAAAAGAAACCCTTTCTATGATCGTGGAAGGCAAACATCATAAAGGCGATGTATTTGCTACAGCACGTATTGCGGGTATTCAAGCGGCAAAACGTACTTGGGAACTTATCCCACTTTGCCATCCCTTATTACTTTCTAAAGTAGAAGTAAATTTAGAACCGTTACTTGAAACCAATCAAGTTCGTATTCAATCTCTTTGTAAATTAACCGGAAAAACCGGCGTAGAAATGGAAGCATTAACGGCAGCAAGCGTAGCAGCCTTAACCATTTACGATATGTGTAAAGCCGTACAAAAAGACATTGTAATTGAGCACGTTCGCCTCTTAGAAAAGAGCGGTGGAAAATCCGGTCATTTTATTGCAGAGGAAAAATAA
- the infC gene encoding translation initiation factor IF-3 — translation MKTVKKAPAANRPNRINDEIRVKEVRLIDQDGEQAGIVSIQQALEMAEQAALDLVEISPNAEPPVCRIMNYGKFLYEKSKTAKEQKKKQKVVQVKEIKFRPGTDEGDYQVKLRSLIRFLEDGDKAKITVRFRGREMAHQDIGLDVLERVKNDLADISVVESAPGKLEGRQAVMVLAPKKK, via the coding sequence ATTAAAACCGTAAAAAAAGCTCCGGCAGCTAACCGCCCGAATCGCATTAACGATGAAATTCGAGTAAAAGAAGTTCGTTTGATTGACCAAGATGGTGAACAAGCGGGGATTGTATCAATTCAACAGGCCTTAGAGATGGCAGAACAAGCAGCGCTTGATTTAGTTGAGATCAGTCCGAATGCCGAACCACCGGTTTGTCGTATTATGAACTACGGCAAGTTCCTCTATGAAAAGAGTAAAACTGCAAAAGAACAGAAGAAAAAGCAAAAAGTTGTACAAGTGAAGGAAATTAAATTTCGTCCAGGTACGGACGAAGGTGACTACCAAGTTAAATTACGTAGCTTAATCCGTTTTTTAGAAGATGGCGATAAAGCGAAAATTACCGTACGTTTCCGTGGCCGTGAAATGGCTCACCAAGATATCGGTTTAGACGTATTAGAACGCGTTAAAAACGATTTGGCTGACATTTCAGTAGTGGAATCTGCACCGGGTAAATTAGAAGGTCGCCAAGCGGTAATGGTGTTAGCACCTAAGAAAAAATAA
- the moaA gene encoding GTP 3',8-cyclase MoaA → MQSIPIKNVGESRLVDPFQRQYYYLRLSITDQCNFRCTYCLPDGYQPEANKPSFLTLKEITHLAQAFAEMGTEKIRLTGGEPTLRKDFISIAESIANIDGIRQLAVTTNGYRMAKDVADWRKAGITSINVSVDSLDPKMFHQITGINKFDDVMRGIDRAFEVGYNKVKVNSVLMKNLNDKEFEQFLVWVKDRPIQMRFIELMQTGEMDSFFDKFHLSGQVLADKLLKNGWTLQHKSHTDGPAKVFTHPDYAGEIGLIMPYEKNFCASCNRLRVSAKGKLHLCLFGEEGIELRDLLQSHEQQDILQARIFAALQGKREHHYLHVGDSGVRNHLASIGG, encoded by the coding sequence ATGCAATCCATTCCTATCAAGAACGTAGGAGAGTCTCGCTTAGTCGATCCTTTCCAACGCCAATATTACTATCTACGACTGTCGATTACCGATCAGTGTAATTTTCGTTGTACCTATTGTTTACCTGATGGTTATCAACCCGAAGCTAACAAACCAAGTTTCTTAACCTTAAAAGAAATTACCCATCTTGCTCAAGCGTTTGCTGAAATGGGCACTGAAAAAATCCGTTTAACGGGTGGCGAACCGACTTTACGCAAAGATTTTATTTCTATTGCTGAAAGCATTGCTAATATTGATGGCATTCGTCAATTAGCTGTCACGACAAATGGCTATCGCATGGCAAAAGATGTGGCTGATTGGAGAAAAGCAGGGATTACGTCCATTAACGTCAGTGTTGATAGCTTAGATCCAAAAATGTTCCACCAAATTACGGGTATCAATAAATTTGATGACGTGATGCGTGGTATCGATCGTGCATTTGAAGTAGGCTACAACAAAGTCAAAGTCAATTCAGTTTTGATGAAAAATTTGAATGACAAAGAGTTTGAGCAATTCCTTGTATGGGTGAAAGATCGCCCAATTCAAATGCGCTTTATCGAACTCATGCAAACGGGCGAAATGGATAGTTTCTTTGATAAATTCCATCTTTCAGGACAAGTATTAGCGGATAAATTGCTAAAAAATGGTTGGACATTACAGCATAAATCCCATACAGATGGCCCTGCAAAAGTCTTCACACATCCTGATTATGCAGGCGAAATTGGTTTAATCATGCCTTATGAAAAGAATTTCTGCGCAAGCTGTAATCGTCTTAGAGTATCAGCAAAGGGCAAACTTCATCTTTGTTTATTCGGTGAAGAAGGCATTGAATTACGTGATTTATTACAATCCCATGAACAGCAAGATATTTTGCAAGCACGTATTTTTGCTGCACTTCAAGGCAAACGTGAGCATCATTACTTGCATGTTGGCGATAGTGGCGTAAGAAATCATTTAGCCTCTATCGGTGGCTAA
- the thiI gene encoding tRNA uracil 4-sulfurtransferase ThiI: MKFIVKLFPEIMIKSETVRKRFAKILTSNIRNILQKYDEEIAVVRHWDYIEVRSKNEANREELIALLQRIPGIHHFLEVEEKPFTDLHHIFELTLADVADQLENKTFCVRVKRKGKHDFSSIEAERYIGGGLNQHIESAKVRLKNPDVTVRIDIEDDKMMLVRARHVGLGGYPIGTQEDVLSLISGGFDSGVSSYMLIRRGSRVHYCFFNLGGAAHEIGVKQMAYHIWNRYSSSHKVRFIAIPFEGVVGEILEKVDNGQMGVVLKRMMVRAASKVAQRFDIQAIVTGEALGQVSSQTLTNLRLIDEASDALVLRPLITHDKEQIIAMAKEIGTDDIAKSMPEFCGVISKNPTIKAVREKILEEENHFDFGVLESAVENAQYLDIRQIAEEAEKEVVEVDTISVLGENDIILDIRSPEETDENPFESDEHQVMQLPFYKLSSQFGSLDQSKNYVLYCERGVMSKLQALYLKENGFTNVRVFGKK, encoded by the coding sequence ATGAAATTTATCGTTAAACTTTTTCCTGAAATTATGATTAAAAGCGAAACCGTGCGTAAGCGTTTCGCAAAAATTTTGACATCTAATATCCGCAATATTTTACAGAAATATGATGAAGAAATAGCGGTTGTTCGTCATTGGGATTACATTGAAGTGCGCTCAAAAAATGAAGCCAATCGTGAAGAGTTGATTGCGCTTTTACAACGCATTCCAGGTATTCATCATTTTTTAGAAGTGGAAGAAAAACCGTTTACTGATTTACATCATATCTTTGAATTGACGTTAGCGGATGTTGCCGATCAACTTGAAAACAAAACTTTTTGTGTACGTGTAAAACGCAAAGGGAAACATGATTTTAGTTCCATTGAAGCAGAACGTTATATTGGTGGTGGTTTAAATCAGCATATTGAAAGCGCAAAAGTACGCTTAAAAAATCCTGATGTAACCGTTCGTATTGATATTGAAGATGACAAAATGATGCTGGTGAGAGCTCGTCATGTTGGTCTTGGTGGTTATCCAATTGGGACACAAGAAGATGTGCTTTCATTGATTTCAGGTGGCTTTGATTCAGGCGTATCCAGTTATATGCTTATTCGCCGTGGTTCACGTGTGCATTACTGTTTCTTCAATTTGGGTGGTGCTGCCCATGAAATTGGCGTGAAACAAATGGCTTACCATATTTGGAATCGTTATAGCTCATCCCATAAAGTCCGTTTTATTGCCATTCCTTTTGAAGGCGTAGTGGGCGAGATTTTAGAGAAAGTCGATAACGGCCAAATGGGCGTTGTGTTAAAACGAATGATGGTGCGTGCTGCAAGTAAAGTTGCACAACGTTTTGATATTCAAGCCATTGTTACCGGCGAAGCACTCGGACAAGTTTCAAGCCAAACTTTAACCAATTTACGCTTAATTGATGAAGCATCCGATGCATTAGTATTACGTCCACTTATTACCCATGATAAAGAACAAATTATCGCAATGGCGAAAGAGATCGGCACAGATGATATTGCTAAATCAATGCCGGAGTTCTGTGGGGTGATTTCTAAAAATCCAACAATCAAAGCGGTACGTGAAAAAATTCTTGAAGAAGAAAATCACTTTGATTTTGGCGTATTGGAAAGTGCGGTTGAAAATGCACAATATTTAGATATTCGCCAAATTGCAGAAGAAGCGGAGAAAGAAGTGGTAGAAGTAGATACCATTTCAGTGCTTGGTGAAAACGATATTATTTTAGATATTCGTAGCCCTGAAGAGACAGATGAAAATCCATTTGAATCAGACGAGCATCAAGTGATGCAATTACCGTTTTATAAATTATCTTCACAATTCGGCTCATTAGATCAAAGTAAAAACTATGTGCTTTACTGTGAACGAGGCGTGATGAGTAAACTGCAAGCGCTTTATTTAAAAGAAAATGGTTTCACGAATGTGAGAGTTTTCGGGAAAAAATAA
- the xseB gene encoding exodeoxyribonuclease VII small subunit has product MARKPANAEPDFETTLAQLETIVTKLESGELPLEDALKEFENGIKLAQLGQERLQQAEQRIQILLQKSETAPLSDYQGDE; this is encoded by the coding sequence ATGGCGCGTAAACCAGCAAATGCTGAACCTGATTTTGAAACAACACTTGCACAATTAGAAACGATTGTGACAAAACTTGAAAGCGGTGAATTGCCATTGGAAGATGCGCTGAAAGAATTTGAGAACGGCATTAAATTGGCTCAACTTGGTCAAGAGCGCTTGCAACAAGCAGAACAACGTATTCAAATTTTGTTACAAAAAAGCGAAACCGCCCCATTAAGTGATTATCAAGGGGACGAGTAA
- the yvcK gene encoding uridine diphosphate-N-acetylglucosamine-binding protein YvcK translates to MSDLSRHSRHEHLDEIKHIVAIGGGHGLGRVLSALSFMKERLTGIVTTTDNGGSTGRIRQEQGGIAWGDLRNCLNQIIIEPSTASALFEYRFTGEGELSGHNLGNLMLKALEDMHIRPIEAINLIRELLKVKSHIIPMSEEPVHLAASLGSGSSIVGEVSIDNLTELPRSLFLVPMVKAAQEAIQALEQAEVILLGPGSFMTSIMPPLLLPELATALRNSKAKVIFIDNLGVEIGAASQLSLADRIQKINEIVGKSVIDGTITPYREQSAVDLSAISPVKILAKRLNADDISYRHDRTLLAKAIDELVGELDYE, encoded by the coding sequence ATGTCTGATTTATCTCGTCACAGCCGTCATGAACATTTAGACGAAATCAAACATATTGTTGCCATTGGTGGTGGTCATGGATTAGGACGTGTATTATCGGCGCTTAGTTTTATGAAAGAGCGTTTAACCGGTATTGTCACCACCACAGATAACGGCGGTTCAACGGGTCGCATTCGCCAAGAACAAGGTGGTATCGCATGGGGCGATCTGCGTAATTGCTTAAACCAAATCATCATTGAGCCAAGCACAGCCTCCGCATTATTTGAATACCGCTTTACTGGCGAAGGTGAACTTTCTGGGCATAATTTAGGTAATTTAATGCTCAAAGCCTTAGAAGATATGCATATTCGCCCTATTGAAGCCATTAACTTAATTCGTGAATTACTCAAAGTAAAATCTCATATTATTCCCATGTCAGAAGAACCTGTTCATCTTGCCGCGAGTTTAGGTTCAGGCTCCAGCATTGTAGGTGAAGTGAGCATTGATAATTTAACAGAATTACCCCGATCACTTTTCTTAGTGCCTATGGTTAAAGCCGCACAAGAAGCCATCCAAGCATTGGAGCAAGCAGAAGTCATTTTACTTGGTCCAGGGAGTTTCATGACGAGCATTATGCCACCATTATTATTACCTGAATTAGCGACTGCCCTGCGTAATAGCAAAGCGAAAGTAATTTTTATTGATAATTTAGGGGTAGAAATTGGCGCTGCCTCTCAGCTTTCACTGGCTGATCGTATTCAGAAAATTAATGAAATCGTCGGCAAATCCGTTATTGATGGTACTATAACCCCTTATCGTGAACAAAGTGCGGTCGATTTGTCTGCGATTTCTCCCGTTAAAATCTTGGCTAAACGCTTGAATGCAGATGATATCAGCTATCGTCATGACCGAACGTTACTTGCCAAAGCTATCGATGAATTAGTGGGTGAATTAGATTACGAATAA
- the ispA gene encoding (2E,6E)-farnesyl diphosphate synthase, whose product MSYQFGTELKQVQDRINQFLANQFEEIDSYNAPLRDAMKYGLLLGGKRVRPFLVYATGKMLGAEMPALDYASAAIESIHAYSLIHDDLPAMDNDELRRGQPTCHIAFDEATAILAGDALQTFAFEILTQAPSLSAEQKLQLVKVLAQASGVQGMCLGQSLDLISEHKQVNLTELELIHRNKTGALLTAALKMGFICSPHFENKELAQQLERYSQAIGLAFQVQDDILDIEGDSAEIGKPVGSDLDLDKSTYPKLLGLEGAKQKAQELYQTALHELDNLPFDTTALRALAKFIVNRKS is encoded by the coding sequence ATGAGTTATCAATTCGGCACTGAACTCAAACAAGTTCAAGATCGCATTAATCAGTTTTTAGCTAATCAATTTGAAGAAATTGACTCTTATAATGCCCCTTTGCGTGATGCCATGAAATATGGCTTATTGCTAGGCGGTAAACGCGTTCGTCCTTTTCTTGTCTATGCAACGGGTAAAATGCTAGGGGCAGAAATGCCAGCTCTAGATTACGCCTCCGCAGCCATTGAATCTATCCATGCTTATTCTTTAATCCATGATGATTTGCCTGCCATGGACAACGATGAACTTCGTCGTGGTCAACCAACTTGTCATATTGCTTTTGATGAAGCGACTGCCATTTTAGCTGGCGATGCGTTACAAACTTTTGCCTTTGAAATTCTTACGCAAGCCCCTTCTCTTTCTGCAGAACAAAAATTGCAATTAGTGAAAGTATTGGCTCAAGCATCTGGCGTACAAGGTATGTGTTTAGGGCAAAGTTTAGATTTAATTTCAGAGCATAAACAAGTTAATTTAACCGAATTAGAGCTTATTCATCGCAACAAAACTGGTGCATTGCTAACGGCCGCATTAAAAATGGGTTTTATCTGTTCGCCTCACTTTGAAAACAAAGAATTAGCGCAACAACTAGAACGTTATTCACAAGCCATTGGTCTGGCTTTCCAAGTACAAGATGACATTTTAGATATTGAAGGTGACAGTGCGGAAATCGGTAAACCGGTGGGATCTGATTTAGATTTAGATAAAAGCACTTATCCAAAGCTATTAGGGTTAGAGGGCGCAAAACAAAAAGCGCAAGAACTCTATCAAACCGCCTTACATGAATTAGACAATTTACCTTTTGATACTACCGCATTACGCGCATTAGCTAAATTTATTGTCAACCGTAAAAGTTAA
- the rpmI gene encoding 50S ribosomal protein L35, whose product MPKIKTVRGAAKRFKKTASGGFKRKQSHLRHILTKKTTKRKRHLRHKSMVAKADQVLVVACLPYA is encoded by the coding sequence ATGCCTAAAATTAAAACAGTACGTGGTGCTGCTAAGCGTTTCAAAAAAACAGCTTCAGGCGGTTTCAAACGTAAACAATCTCACTTACGTCATATTTTGACTAAAAAGACAACTAAACGTAAACGTCATTTACGTCATAAATCAATGGTTGCGAAAGCAGACCAAGTTTTAGTAGTAGCTTGCTTACCATACGCATAA